A region from the Vicinamibacterales bacterium genome encodes:
- a CDS encoding cytochrome c — translation MTRTIGLIAVALSLAGTAAAAQAPDPKLANDGKKLYVTYKCDKCHSIAGRGSKKGPLDGVGAKLSKEDIKRWFTHPAEMEAKLEKKPKGTDAMSHALKNKGIEPGEIDALVAYMQTLTKK, via the coding sequence ATGACACGGACGATCGGACTCATCGCGGTGGCACTCTCGCTGGCAGGGACGGCAGCGGCGGCACAGGCGCCCGACCCCAAGCTGGCGAACGACGGCAAGAAGCTCTACGTGACCTACAAGTGCGACAAGTGCCACTCGATCGCCGGGCGCGGCAGCAAGAAGGGGCCGCTCGACGGCGTCGGCGCCAAGCTGTCGAAGGAAGACATCAAGCGCTGGTTCACCCACCCCGCCGAGATGGAAGCGAAGCTCGAGAAGAAGCCGAAGGGCACCGACGCGATGTCCCACGCGCTCAAGAACAAGGGCATCGAGCCTGGAGAAATCGACGCCCTCGTGGCGTACATGCAGACACTGACCAAGAAGTAG
- a CDS encoding NAD(P)-dependent oxidoreductase, whose product MATATRATTFVTGAAGFIGSALVRLLVARRHRVFGLADSVEAAARVRQAGAVPVIGDLLEPGPWQDEAAADWVFHLVPHPVCGPRVTWRRAACLARARVSMDAHLLDAVAAGATRRIVYVADTSWYGGTGPRPITEDTPPRPSTWGHCLAPALERLEGYLVAGQPIVAALPGWVYGNGGWFRERVIEPVMAGRRVLQFGKTGPWVSPIHVDDCARALVHLAEHGEPGGRYFLVNPAPIRLHEFAGTFARLAHRPLRLLRVPKLATRLVVGPVLADHLHSNAVFSNIRLRGIGFRFRYPTLEHGLRQVLGALHE is encoded by the coding sequence ATGGCAACCGCCACCCGCGCCACCACGTTCGTCACTGGAGCCGCGGGATTCATCGGGTCGGCGCTGGTCAGGCTCCTCGTCGCGCGCCGCCATCGCGTGTTCGGTCTCGCGGACTCGGTGGAGGCGGCGGCGCGCGTCCGGCAGGCGGGAGCGGTGCCCGTCATCGGCGACCTGCTCGAGCCGGGTCCCTGGCAGGACGAGGCCGCGGCCGACTGGGTGTTTCACCTGGTGCCCCACCCGGTATGCGGACCGCGCGTGACGTGGCGGCGCGCCGCCTGCCTCGCGCGCGCGCGGGTGTCGATGGACGCGCACCTGCTCGACGCCGTCGCCGCAGGCGCGACGCGGCGGATTGTCTACGTCGCGGACACGAGCTGGTACGGTGGCACGGGCCCGCGTCCGATCACCGAAGACACCCCGCCGCGCCCCTCCACCTGGGGCCACTGTCTGGCACCGGCGCTCGAACGGCTCGAGGGATACCTCGTCGCCGGCCAGCCGATCGTCGCCGCCTTGCCCGGGTGGGTCTACGGCAACGGCGGGTGGTTCCGTGAACGTGTCATCGAGCCGGTCATGGCTGGCCGTCGGGTGCTGCAGTTCGGCAAGACGGGGCCCTGGGTCTCGCCAATCCACGTCGACGACTGCGCCCGCGCCCTGGTGCATCTCGCCGAACACGGAGAACCCGGCGGCCGCTATTTCCTCGTCAACCCGGCGCCGATTCGTCTCCATGAATTCGCCGGGACGTTCGCCCGCCTCGCACACCGTCCGCTGCGCCTCCTTCGCGTGCCGAAACTCGCCACCCGCCTCGTCGTCGGGCCCGTCCTCGCGGACCACCTGCACTCCAATGCGGTGTTCTCGAACATCCGGCTGCGCGGCATCGGATTCCGTTTCCGGTATCCCACGCTCGAACACGGGCTGAGGCAGGTCCTCGGTGCTCTCCATGAGTAA
- a CDS encoding MtrB/PioB family outer membrane beta-barrel protein translates to MRIRLLFLAILLGLLPVRAAGQTPPATPKPPGAQPPIPAPAAEADEHPPLPTTYGSIDFGVRGTHIDGDGARYERYRDLGDGLFLDRARYNTEKGGWMFDLAADHAGRRDQRFAGLAARPGQFKIWGQWDQIPMLMSRTTRTLFSATSPGELQIDDAIQSQVQAQASYLATAVQTARTFDLSSRRHIFDGGAEYVARNGFTIQTNVRQTNRDGAIPFGGSFGHGNVVETFAPVEHKLTDVDSSAEYVYGDVLVRGGYTGSWFHNDVPALTFDNPFRVTDTTSGGSRGRIALAPNNSFIGVNGLLSYKLPYKSRASVYVSAGSLRDDDAALLPFTINTALPVVPLERATTDGHARTSAVNLTFTSRPTRTVDFDVRFRTYDYDNKTPVFRVTQRVGYDNAVSTVTNPALQETEPFGVKRATFDADVRFNPLQTFSAGVGFGHQAEERTHRIFEEITDNTFRLSFDTVGNSRFTLRSKYEHTQRRGEGDAAAIAAELIAIGEQGGMRHFDIASRDRDRVTITGAVVPLSSMSLSASLAVGKDDYGESVFGLRDNRHRVYSAGVEYAPDEYRSAGVSYSFERYNSLSRSRQASPGVQFDDASRNWATDATDKAHSIIGHAEFLQIVRNVDLTMFFDYSRTRGLYRYITGPVPDRTLPEETIVPTSLPPPTQLPPVRSDLGRGNVDVFYTLRERWGIGASVGFERYRVKDFSLDADALTRLDPAGALLLGYQYLPYTAATVFLRTVYRF, encoded by the coding sequence ATGCGGATTCGCCTATTGTTCCTTGCCATCCTCCTCGGACTGCTGCCGGTCCGTGCCGCCGGCCAGACGCCGCCGGCCACGCCGAAGCCGCCCGGCGCGCAGCCGCCCATCCCGGCGCCGGCCGCCGAAGCCGACGAACACCCGCCGCTGCCGACGACCTACGGCTCCATCGACTTCGGCGTCCGCGGGACGCACATCGACGGCGACGGCGCGCGCTACGAGCGGTACCGCGATCTCGGCGACGGCCTGTTCCTCGATCGGGCGCGCTACAACACGGAAAAGGGCGGCTGGATGTTCGACCTCGCGGCCGACCACGCCGGCCGCCGCGATCAGCGGTTCGCCGGCCTGGCGGCGCGCCCCGGTCAGTTCAAGATCTGGGGGCAGTGGGACCAGATTCCGATGTTGATGAGCCGCACGACGCGGACGCTCTTCTCGGCGACATCCCCCGGAGAGCTGCAGATCGACGACGCCATCCAGTCCCAGGTGCAGGCGCAGGCGTCGTATCTGGCGACGGCGGTGCAGACCGCGCGCACGTTCGACCTCAGCTCGCGCCGGCACATCTTCGACGGCGGCGCCGAGTACGTGGCCAGGAACGGCTTCACCATCCAGACCAACGTGCGGCAGACGAACCGCGACGGCGCGATTCCGTTCGGCGGCAGCTTCGGCCACGGCAACGTCGTCGAGACGTTCGCGCCGGTGGAGCACAAGCTGACCGACGTCGATTCGTCGGCCGAGTACGTCTACGGCGACGTGCTGGTGCGCGGCGGCTACACCGGATCCTGGTTCCACAACGACGTGCCGGCATTGACGTTCGACAACCCGTTCCGCGTGACCGACACCACCTCCGGCGGATCGCGCGGCCGCATCGCGCTCGCGCCGAACAACTCGTTCATCGGCGTCAACGGCCTGCTGTCGTACAAGCTGCCGTACAAGTCGCGGGCCAGCGTCTACGTCTCGGCCGGCAGCCTGCGTGACGACGACGCGGCGCTCCTGCCGTTCACGATCAACACCGCGCTGCCGGTGGTGCCGCTCGAACGCGCCACGACGGACGGTCATGCCCGGACCTCGGCGGTGAATCTCACCTTCACCTCGAGGCCGACGCGGACGGTGGACTTCGACGTCCGCTTCCGGACCTACGACTACGACAACAAGACGCCGGTCTTCCGGGTCACGCAGCGCGTGGGCTACGACAACGCGGTGTCGACCGTCACCAATCCGGCGCTCCAGGAGACCGAGCCGTTCGGCGTGAAGCGCGCCACGTTCGACGCCGACGTCCGGTTCAACCCGCTGCAGACGTTCTCCGCGGGGGTGGGCTTCGGCCACCAGGCGGAGGAGCGGACGCATCGCATCTTCGAAGAGATCACCGACAACACGTTCCGCCTGTCGTTCGACACGGTGGGGAACAGCCGGTTCACCCTGCGCTCGAAGTACGAACACACGCAGCGCCGGGGTGAGGGGGACGCGGCGGCGATCGCGGCGGAGTTGATCGCCATCGGCGAGCAGGGCGGCATGCGGCACTTCGACATCGCGTCGCGCGATCGCGACCGCGTGACGATCACCGGCGCGGTCGTGCCGCTCAGCAGCATGTCGCTGAGCGCCTCGCTCGCGGTGGGGAAGGACGACTACGGCGAGAGCGTGTTCGGGCTCCGCGATAATCGCCACCGGGTGTATTCGGCGGGCGTCGAGTACGCCCCCGACGAGTACCGCAGCGCCGGCGTGTCGTACTCGTTCGAGCGCTACAACTCCCTGTCCCGATCGCGCCAGGCCAGTCCCGGCGTGCAGTTCGACGATGCGTCGCGCAACTGGGCCACCGACGCGACCGACAAGGCGCATTCGATCATCGGCCACGCGGAATTCCTGCAGATCGTTCGGAACGTCGATCTGACGATGTTCTTCGACTACAGCCGTACCCGCGGGCTGTATCGCTACATCACCGGACCGGTGCCGGATCGCACGCTTCCCGAGGAGACGATCGTGCCCACCTCGCTGCCGCCGCCGACGCAGCTGCCGCCGGTGCGGAGCGACCTGGGCCGGGGCAACGTCGACGTGTTCTACACGCTCAGGGAGCGGTGGGGGATCGGCGCCTCGGTCGGATTCGAGCGCTACCGCGTGAAGGATTTCAGCCTCGATGCCGACGCGCTCACCCGGCTCGATCCGGCGGGCGCGCTGCTGCTGGGCTATCAGTACCTGCCCTACACGGCTGCCACCGTGTTTTTGCGAACGGTCTACCGATTCTGA
- a CDS encoding PLP-dependent cysteine synthase family protein, translating into MRRLVGNTPMLVVACSVRGRRRTVYAKCEQFNLTGSIKDRMALHILERAYREDRLRPGDTIVEATSGNTGISFAAIGRALGHPVRIFMPDWMSRERRDLMTSFGARIVNVSAEEGGFLGSVRRAEEMAAADPRVFLPAQFSNIANPDAHETSTGREILEQLALAGRVPDAFVAGVGTGGTVMGVGRCLRARSATVRIHPVEPAESPTLSTGRKNGRHRIQGISDEFIPAVVKLDELDAIVAVHDGDAIVMAQMLARDLGLGVGISSGANLAAALAIQDDMPDDAVVVTVFPDSNKKYLSTALLCEEPIRAGYVSGETELIGFSALPRVCSGCIDHRPAPAAGHTPPIR; encoded by the coding sequence ATGCGGCGGCTCGTGGGGAATACGCCGATGCTGGTCGTCGCCTGCAGCGTTCGCGGCCGGCGGCGCACCGTCTACGCCAAGTGCGAGCAGTTCAACCTGACCGGCAGCATCAAGGATCGGATGGCGCTGCACATTCTCGAGCGCGCCTACCGCGAAGATCGACTCCGTCCCGGTGACACCATCGTCGAAGCGACCAGCGGGAACACCGGCATCTCGTTCGCCGCCATCGGCCGCGCGCTCGGGCATCCCGTGAGGATCTTCATGCCGGACTGGATGAGCCGTGAGCGCCGGGATCTCATGACGAGTTTCGGCGCCCGCATCGTGAACGTCAGCGCCGAAGAGGGTGGTTTTCTGGGCAGCGTGCGCCGCGCGGAGGAGATGGCCGCCGCGGATCCGCGCGTCTTCCTGCCGGCGCAGTTCTCCAACATCGCCAATCCCGACGCGCACGAGACGAGCACGGGCCGTGAGATCCTCGAACAGCTCGCGCTCGCCGGGCGCGTGCCGGACGCCTTCGTCGCCGGCGTCGGGACCGGCGGTACGGTCATGGGCGTGGGGCGGTGCCTGCGCGCGCGCAGCGCCACGGTGCGCATTCACCCGGTAGAGCCCGCGGAATCGCCGACGCTGTCCACCGGCCGCAAGAACGGCCGTCACCGCATCCAGGGGATTTCCGACGAATTCATTCCGGCGGTGGTGAAGCTCGACGAGCTGGACGCGATCGTGGCCGTTCATGACGGCGACGCGATCGTGATGGCGCAGATGCTGGCGCGCGACCTGGGGCTCGGCGTCGGTATCTCCTCCGGCGCCAACCTCGCCGCCGCGCTCGCGATTCAGGACGATATGCCTGACGATGCCGTCGTCGTGACGGTGTTTCCGGACTCCAACAAGAAGTATCTGAGTACGGCGCTCCTCTGTGAAGAGCCGATTCGGGCGGGGTACGTCTCAGGCGAGACCGAATTGATCGGCTTCAGCGCGCTGCCGCGCGTCTGTTCCGGCTGTATCGATCACCGGCCCGCGCCCGCGGCAGGTCACACGCCGCCGATCAGGTAG
- a CDS encoding DmsE family decaheme c-type cytochrome codes for MYACHTSGRTQEQPLCRYLSGVGMNRRVRKMGPALPLALGFAVWLAALAGVGASVGTDGTTPPAAKEYAPSGKFPQSTQTPKPQPVRTQGKGQATYVGDQSCLGCHDKEQPGYERSPHHWAADPRTPAAKQGCETCHGPGSLHAEDPDHIRAVNDFKAMKPGEVNAVCATCHNRGEHALWDGSQHERRDVSCTTCHSQHKSLSDKALLKAKTETEICATCHRDKAAKLDRSGHMPLREGKMACSTCHNLHGSTNVKLLRKGDSIAEMCASCHADKRGPFLFEHAPSRDGCVTCHDPHGSSNERMLVVKTPMLCQRCHVATRHPSTIYDQSLINTSVRVYARSCVTCHASIHGSNHPSGRFFIR; via the coding sequence ATGTATGCCTGCCATACGTCCGGCCGGACGCAGGAGCAACCGTTGTGCCGATATCTTAGCGGGGTTGGCATGAACCGACGTGTCAGGAAAATGGGCCCCGCGCTGCCGTTGGCGCTGGGTTTCGCGGTGTGGTTGGCCGCACTCGCTGGGGTTGGCGCCAGTGTCGGAACGGACGGCACCACCCCTCCCGCCGCGAAAGAATACGCACCCTCCGGAAAATTTCCGCAGTCCACCCAGACTCCCAAGCCCCAGCCAGTCCGCACGCAGGGAAAAGGTCAGGCGACCTACGTCGGGGACCAGAGCTGCCTCGGCTGTCACGACAAGGAGCAGCCCGGGTACGAGAGGAGCCCTCACCACTGGGCTGCGGATCCGCGGACGCCGGCCGCGAAACAAGGCTGCGAAACCTGTCATGGCCCCGGCAGCCTTCACGCGGAAGACCCCGATCACATTCGCGCCGTCAACGACTTCAAGGCGATGAAGCCGGGCGAGGTCAATGCGGTCTGCGCCACCTGCCACAACCGGGGCGAGCATGCGCTCTGGGACGGCAGCCAGCACGAGCGCCGCGACGTCAGCTGCACGACCTGCCACAGCCAGCACAAGTCGCTGTCGGACAAGGCGCTGCTCAAGGCGAAGACGGAAACCGAGATCTGCGCCACCTGCCATCGCGACAAGGCGGCCAAGCTGGATCGCTCCGGCCACATGCCGCTGCGCGAAGGGAAGATGGCGTGCTCGACGTGCCACAACCTGCACGGCTCGACCAACGTCAAGCTGCTCAGGAAGGGGGACTCGATCGCGGAGATGTGCGCGTCGTGTCATGCCGACAAGCGCGGGCCGTTCCTGTTCGAGCATGCGCCGAGCCGGGACGGGTGCGTCACCTGCCACGACCCGCACGGTTCGTCGAACGAACGCATGCTGGTCGTCAAGACGCCGATGCTGTGCCAGCGGTGTCACGTGGCCACCCGGCATCCCAGCACGATCTACGACCAGTCGCTGATCAACACGAGCGTCCGCGTCTACGCCCGGTCCTGCGTGACGTGCCACGCGAGCATCCACGGCTCGAATCACCCGAGCGGGCGATTCTTCATCCGGTGA
- a CDS encoding sigma-70 family RNA polymerase sigma factor, giving the protein MSNHPGESFDAVVLPHLDAGYRLARWLMRDESDAEEVVQEASLRAFRYFRTFVGGDGRAWFLRIVRNTCHGWRRQRYQPPTDSFEEEQHSSAQPQSDPETLLLRNDDARCVAQALDRLPGHFHRLLVLRELQGLSYRELSEVMGIPMGTVMSRLSRARQAFRREIAAAVPRPGTSSRAGAREQPADAVAFT; this is encoded by the coding sequence ATGAGTAACCACCCGGGAGAGAGCTTCGACGCCGTCGTCCTTCCACACCTCGACGCCGGCTACCGGCTGGCGCGCTGGCTGATGCGCGATGAAAGCGATGCCGAGGAGGTGGTGCAGGAGGCGTCCCTCCGGGCGTTTCGATACTTCCGGACGTTCGTCGGCGGAGACGGGCGGGCCTGGTTCCTGCGCATCGTCCGCAACACCTGTCACGGGTGGCGTCGCCAGCGGTACCAGCCTCCGACCGATTCGTTCGAGGAGGAGCAGCACAGCAGCGCGCAGCCGCAGTCGGATCCGGAAACGCTGCTGCTCAGGAACGACGACGCCAGGTGCGTCGCGCAGGCGCTCGATCGATTGCCCGGTCACTTTCATCGACTGCTCGTGCTTCGTGAGCTCCAGGGCCTGTCCTACCGGGAGCTGTCGGAAGTGATGGGAATACCGATGGGCACGGTGATGTCGAGGCTATCGCGTGCGCGTCAGGCCTTCCGCAGGGAGATCGCCGCTGCGGTTCCCCGGCCGGGCACGTCATCGCGAGCAGGGGCTCGAGAACAGCCGGCGGATGCGGTCGCCTTCACATAG
- a CDS encoding response regulator transcription factor — translation MARRLQQDGFAVDVAPDAATGMEQLRRHVYGSVILDTTLPDGDGFSTCRRMRAMGIRAPILLISPHGRIADRVRGLDSGADDYVTKPFATSELSARVRALFRRSGFVDAHRLVVSDLTLNPVTRRVNRGKREIDLTPKEFALLEFLMRRAGRPVARRLIAEHVWGVNWDRRTNVIDVVISNLRKKIELRTERPLLSPVRGVGYLIGGV, via the coding sequence ATCGCGCGCCGCCTTCAGCAGGACGGATTCGCCGTCGACGTGGCGCCGGATGCCGCGACCGGCATGGAACAGCTGCGGCGACACGTTTATGGCTCCGTGATTCTCGATACCACCCTGCCCGACGGCGACGGGTTCTCGACCTGCCGGCGGATGCGCGCCATGGGCATCAGGGCGCCCATCCTTCTGATCTCCCCTCACGGCCGTATCGCCGATCGCGTCAGGGGGCTCGATTCCGGCGCCGACGATTACGTGACCAAACCGTTCGCCACGAGCGAATTGAGCGCTCGCGTCCGCGCCCTCTTCCGCCGAAGCGGGTTCGTGGACGCCCACCGGCTCGTGGTCTCTGACTTGACGCTCAATCCAGTGACCCGCCGGGTCAACCGCGGCAAACGGGAGATCGATCTGACGCCGAAGGAGTTCGCCCTCCTCGAGTTCCTGATGCGCCGCGCGGGACGGCCGGTGGCGCGCCGTCTCATTGCCGAGCACGTCTGGGGCGTCAACTGGGATCGCCGCACCAACGTCATCGACGTGGTGATCAGCAACCTGCGCAAGAAGATCGAACTGCGGACCGAGCGGCCGCTGCTGAGCCCGGTGCGGGGCGTCGGCTACCTGATCGGCGGCGTGTGA
- a CDS encoding PhzF family phenazine biosynthesis protein, translating into MPSTPSHLNATLFHVDVFATAPLTGNGLTVFLETDGWPQSTLQRLTREMKQFESIFLSDVTADGATARIFTVEEELPFAGHPVLGAAAVLHRTQAADAGFRAWALRLPHGTIAVTTRDLGGHHLCEMNQGAAVSGGSVGADELKPFLARLGLDEADSVAGISAAVVSTGLPYLIVPVRPAALARAAIRGSDLEHLLATIGAKFVLVLDVERPEIRTWDNLGQVEDVATGSAAGPAAAYLFSVGLADPNVPVHVAQGRFAGRPSNLTVARNTEGHLLVSGEVWPVSHGVLDLNLRRSDARPIGEV; encoded by the coding sequence GTGCCCAGCACTCCGTCTCACCTCAACGCAACGCTCTTCCACGTCGATGTCTTTGCCACCGCCCCCCTCACCGGCAACGGATTGACGGTGTTCCTCGAGACGGACGGCTGGCCGCAGTCGACGCTGCAGCGCCTGACTCGAGAGATGAAACAGTTCGAGTCCATCTTCCTCTCCGACGTCACTGCTGACGGGGCCACGGCGCGCATCTTCACGGTCGAGGAGGAACTGCCCTTCGCGGGACACCCGGTCCTGGGGGCCGCGGCCGTGCTTCATCGCACGCAGGCCGCGGACGCCGGGTTCCGTGCCTGGGCGCTGCGACTGCCTCACGGGACGATCGCGGTGACGACCAGGGATCTCGGCGGCCACCACCTGTGCGAAATGAATCAGGGGGCGGCGGTGTCCGGCGGCAGCGTTGGGGCGGACGAACTGAAGCCGTTCCTCGCGCGGCTTGGTCTCGACGAGGCAGATTCCGTCGCTGGCATCAGCGCGGCTGTCGTGTCGACCGGTCTCCCCTACCTGATCGTGCCGGTTCGACCTGCGGCGCTGGCGCGCGCGGCGATCCGGGGCTCGGACCTCGAACATCTGCTCGCGACGATCGGCGCGAAATTCGTGCTGGTGCTGGACGTCGAGCGGCCGGAGATCCGAACCTGGGACAACCTGGGCCAGGTGGAAGACGTCGCGACGGGGAGTGCCGCCGGTCCCGCCGCCGCCTACCTGTTCAGCGTGGGCCTGGCCGACCCGAACGTGCCCGTTCACGTCGCGCAGGGGCGCTTTGCCGGCCGTCCGAGCAATCTGACCGTGGCCCGGAACACCGAAGGGCACCTCCTGGTCAGCGGCGAGGTCTGGCCCGTCAGCCATGGTGTCCTCGACCTGAATCTACGCCGCAGCGACGCGCGCCCCATCGGCGAGGTCTGA
- a CDS encoding NapC/NirT family cytochrome c, translating into MARNPISIAGAWITTLSVCAFVTYLALDQFGLLASPYAGLFGFVVVPAIFAVGLVLIPIGIWREARRRRAGHAAWQWPAIDLGQSRTRAAIALITALTLVNITIIAVASLGAVHYSESNSFCGQVCHVPMEPEYTTHQLSPHSKIRCVDCHVIPTAAGFLKAKLNGTRQLYELVTNSYNRPIPSPRDRIPVPAATCERCHAPMEPEREIKRTFREHKDNEQSSEITTTLMMYSGRSHWHARPDVVVEYAATDKTLSTIPYVKVTERGTTTEYFAENVTAPPAGQPLRRMDCLDCHNRPAHTLSASPAQVVDRAIARGEISTKVPFVRNHLVEALGEERPAGTDASQAIADRLTKILGTGTPEARQAVQVAQRLYRENVFPRMKITWGTYTNQLFHINDTGCFRCHTDTHTIKGNPEKKVRQDCELCHKEL; encoded by the coding sequence TTGGCGCGCAATCCGATTTCGATCGCAGGCGCTTGGATCACCACTCTGAGCGTCTGCGCGTTCGTCACCTATCTGGCCCTCGACCAGTTCGGGCTGCTGGCCAGCCCGTACGCGGGACTGTTCGGGTTCGTGGTGGTGCCCGCGATCTTCGCGGTCGGTCTCGTCCTCATCCCGATCGGTATCTGGCGCGAGGCGCGCCGCCGCCGCGCCGGCCATGCCGCCTGGCAGTGGCCGGCGATCGACCTGGGTCAGAGCCGGACGCGCGCCGCCATCGCGCTGATTACCGCGCTGACGCTCGTCAACATCACCATCATCGCGGTCGCCAGCCTCGGCGCCGTGCACTACTCGGAGTCGAACTCCTTCTGCGGGCAGGTCTGCCACGTGCCGATGGAGCCCGAGTACACGACCCACCAGCTGTCGCCGCATTCGAAGATCCGCTGCGTCGACTGCCATGTCATCCCCACGGCAGCCGGCTTTCTCAAAGCCAAGCTGAACGGCACGCGCCAGCTGTACGAGCTGGTGACGAACAGCTACAACCGGCCGATTCCTTCGCCCCGGGATCGCATTCCGGTGCCTGCGGCCACGTGCGAGCGTTGTCACGCGCCGATGGAACCGGAGCGCGAGATCAAACGGACCTTCCGCGAGCACAAGGACAACGAACAGAGCAGTGAGATCACGACAACGCTGATGATGTATTCGGGCCGGAGCCACTGGCACGCCAGGCCCGACGTCGTCGTCGAGTACGCGGCGACCGACAAGACGCTGTCGACGATCCCCTACGTCAAGGTCACGGAGCGCGGCACCACGACCGAGTACTTCGCCGAGAACGTCACCGCGCCGCCCGCGGGACAGCCGCTGCGGCGGATGGATTGCCTGGACTGCCACAACCGTCCCGCGCACACGCTGTCAGCCTCGCCGGCGCAGGTGGTGGACCGCGCGATTGCCCGCGGCGAGATCAGCACGAAGGTTCCCTTCGTGCGGAATCACCTGGTGGAGGCGTTGGGCGAGGAGCGGCCGGCGGGGACGGACGCCTCGCAGGCGATCGCCGACCGGCTCACGAAGATCCTCGGCACGGGGACGCCGGAGGCGCGCCAGGCCGTCCAGGTGGCGCAGCGGCTCTATCGGGAGAACGTGTTTCCGCGGATGAAGATCACGTGGGGCACGTACACCAACCAGCTGTTCCACATCAACGACACCGGCTGCTTCCGGTGCCACACCGACACGCACACGATCAAGGGCAATCCCGAAAAGAAGGTCCGCCAGGACTGCGAGCTCTGCCACAAGGAGCTGTAA